The following proteins are encoded in a genomic region of Cellulomonas sp. ES6:
- a CDS encoding fibronectin type III domain-containing protein — MFRPGARTRATRGWRRIAMITAVLLLAPTAAVTASTTALAAGEAAGGTTAGAAVPLPVASLDSSVDVTNAGSSSTGSRNAGVQPYWNNTTWFSYTPAETVRVYIRATSLSPGGWDNTLEVWTAAGTLVAQNDDSYSLDAAVTVTLTAGVDYRIALGAFQPMYKGTARLTFATRVPSPPRDVQATPGDASVAVSWTEPEDLAGGVTSYEILCTPEGGTESLCMSVSGTPPMTSAVVSGLDNGVSYGIRVTASNVIGPSDPAAAPSSGGTVPRAVSAVALGTSVASPASGEPFDVTASVTAGGSPVDGGTVDLTVAGTVHAGLPVVDGVATVTGVQRPAGTTALAATFSGTESVAGSSASSSVEVVKAGQTVTIDSPGTDLTYGGTPVQLVGRSSADLPLTFAASGACTVSDGYLQLTGVGGCEIVATQAGDSETEPASASIQVTVGKRAQHLTLPGLTGLTVGFAPIPVADVSDVGLPVTVTATGACRLVDGAVVGTRAGECELVATAEGDEVTLPATATVSGTIAAVPTAPTVPTPAPSVPATVQAEIGRGLGAVAQGTPVSATGTGLLPGSELVLEVHSTPQVIGTATVGADGTATVTGLLPAGLEAGDHRLIAVGTALDGSRAEFVIPFTLAADGTFARIADQSLPALAVTGSEVGSAVGLSVLWLVAGAGMVLVARRRLARR; from the coding sequence ATGTTCAGGCCCGGAGCCCGCACCCGCGCGACCAGGGGGTGGCGGCGGATCGCGATGATCACCGCCGTGCTCCTGCTCGCCCCGACAGCCGCCGTCACGGCCTCCACGACCGCGCTAGCCGCCGGTGAGGCCGCAGGCGGGACGACGGCCGGTGCTGCCGTCCCGCTGCCGGTCGCGAGTCTCGACTCCAGCGTCGACGTCACCAACGCCGGGTCCAGCTCGACGGGATCGCGGAACGCCGGCGTCCAGCCGTACTGGAACAACACCACCTGGTTCTCGTACACCCCGGCGGAGACGGTCCGGGTGTACATCCGGGCGACGTCGCTCTCCCCGGGCGGCTGGGACAACACGCTCGAGGTGTGGACGGCCGCGGGCACTCTCGTGGCGCAGAACGACGACTCGTACAGCCTGGACGCCGCCGTCACGGTGACGCTCACGGCGGGCGTGGACTACCGGATCGCCCTGGGTGCCTTCCAGCCCATGTACAAGGGCACCGCGCGGCTGACCTTCGCGACGCGCGTCCCGAGCCCGCCGCGCGACGTGCAGGCGACGCCGGGCGACGCGTCGGTCGCCGTCTCGTGGACCGAGCCCGAGGACCTCGCCGGCGGCGTGACGTCGTACGAGATCCTCTGCACTCCCGAGGGCGGCACGGAGTCGCTGTGCATGAGCGTGTCCGGCACCCCTCCGATGACGTCGGCGGTGGTCAGCGGTCTGGACAACGGCGTGTCCTACGGCATCCGCGTCACGGCCTCGAACGTGATCGGCCCGTCGGACCCCGCGGCGGCGCCGTCGTCCGGCGGCACCGTGCCGCGGGCGGTGTCGGCGGTCGCACTCGGCACGAGCGTCGCGAGCCCGGCCAGCGGTGAGCCGTTCGACGTGACCGCGTCCGTGACGGCCGGCGGCTCGCCCGTCGACGGCGGCACGGTGGACCTGACGGTCGCCGGGACGGTCCACGCGGGGCTGCCCGTCGTGGACGGCGTCGCCACGGTCACCGGTGTGCAGCGACCTGCGGGGACGACCGCGCTGGCGGCCACGTTCTCCGGGACCGAGTCGGTCGCCGGGTCGAGTGCCTCGTCGTCGGTCGAGGTGGTCAAGGCCGGGCAGACGGTCACGATCGACTCCCCGGGGACCGACCTGACGTACGGCGGCACCCCGGTGCAGCTCGTCGGCCGGTCGTCCGCGGACCTGCCCCTCACCTTCGCCGCCTCGGGCGCGTGCACCGTCTCCGACGGGTACCTCCAGCTCACGGGGGTCGGCGGCTGCGAGATCGTCGCGACGCAGGCCGGCGACAGCGAGACGGAGCCGGCCTCCGCGAGCATCCAGGTCACGGTCGGCAAGCGCGCCCAGCACCTGACGCTCCCGGGGCTGACCGGGCTCACCGTCGGCTTCGCGCCGATCCCGGTCGCCGACGTCTCGGACGTCGGCCTGCCCGTCACCGTCACCGCCACGGGCGCGTGCCGCCTGGTCGACGGGGCCGTCGTCGGCACCCGGGCCGGTGAGTGCGAGCTGGTCGCGACCGCGGAGGGCGACGAGGTGACCCTGCCCGCCACCGCCACGGTCTCCGGGACGATCGCGGCCGTTCCCACCGCGCCGACGGTGCCCACCCCGGCGCCGTCCGTGCCCGCGACGGTGCAGGCCGAGATCGGGCGGGGCCTCGGCGCCGTCGCGCAGGGCACGCCGGTGTCCGCCACCGGCACCGGGCTGCTGCCGGGCTCGGAGCTGGTGCTCGAGGTCCACTCGACGCCCCAGGTGATCGGGACGGCGACGGTCGGTGCGGACGGCACCGCGACCGTGACCGGGCTGCTGCCCGCCGGGCTCGAGGCGGGCGACCACCGCCTGATCGCCGTGGGCACCGCCCTCGACGGCAGCCGTGCCGAGTTCGTCATCCCGTTCACGCTGGCGGCCGACGGGACGTTCGCGCGGATCGCCGACCAGTCCCTCCCCGCGCTCGCCGTGACGGGGTCCGAGGTCGGGTCCGCGGTCGGGCTCAGCGTGCTGTGGCTCGTGGCCGGCGCGGGGATGGTCCTGGTCGCGCGACGGAGGCTCGCCCGGCGCTGA
- a CDS encoding type II toxin-antitoxin system PemK/MazF family toxin, whose product MIDSVVPDAFRDVLADRPWLLVLAAGGVVLLLRLIGRAGAPVARPGEVWFAMVPYRDGTGAKDRPVVVLARRGRWVTVARLTSQDQSARPTDYARVPHPLPGLTRGSWVDLRPMRVRRSALRRRIGDAGAAWLAWYERTGRR is encoded by the coding sequence GTGATCGACTCCGTCGTCCCCGACGCCTTCCGCGACGTCCTCGCCGACCGCCCGTGGCTGCTCGTCCTCGCGGCCGGCGGGGTCGTCCTGCTGCTCCGCCTGATCGGCCGGGCCGGCGCCCCGGTCGCCCGCCCGGGCGAGGTGTGGTTCGCGATGGTGCCCTACCGGGACGGCACGGGCGCGAAGGACCGGCCGGTCGTCGTCCTGGCGCGGCGCGGGCGGTGGGTGACGGTCGCGCGGCTGACCTCCCAGGACCAGTCCGCGCGGCCCACGGACTACGCGCGCGTGCCGCACCCCCTGCCGGGGCTGACCCGGGGCAGCTGGGTGGACCTGCGGCCGATGCGCGTCCGGCGCTCCGCCCTGCGCCGCAGGATCGGGGACGCGGGGGCGGCGTGGCTGGCGTGGTACGAGCGGACAGGGCGGCGCTGA
- a CDS encoding TetR/AcrR family transcriptional regulator has product MARQDPYDETGHRTPGVDDSISAATRALADATATLTRLLGKQAQSVVPEVSEALAAGLREASRGLADASENVARRGGDHRARENRREKVDRTRADLLDAASRVIAAQGYEGASVGDIAAEAGYTKGALYAHFGSKSGLFLALARERLGIAMDDPALDMPGLTDDGVDTEALADWIRATQDDPNLLLSLEFLSYGLRNPGEAGELVELHVRSFETATAQAVRIRQARRRAAGEDPGPDEPTQQDRDLTLAIISVLNVVTLEGKLTGSPHMSPEAGARIIARLVADG; this is encoded by the coding sequence ATGGCACGACAGGACCCGTACGACGAGACCGGCCACCGCACGCCGGGCGTCGACGACTCGATCAGCGCCGCCACGCGCGCCCTCGCCGACGCGACCGCGACCCTCACCCGGCTGCTCGGCAAGCAGGCGCAGTCGGTCGTGCCCGAGGTCAGCGAGGCGCTCGCGGCGGGCCTGCGCGAGGCGTCCCGCGGACTCGCCGACGCGTCCGAGAACGTCGCCCGCCGCGGCGGGGACCACCGCGCCCGCGAGAACCGCCGCGAGAAGGTCGACCGCACGCGCGCCGACCTGCTGGACGCCGCCTCCCGCGTCATCGCCGCCCAGGGCTACGAGGGTGCCTCCGTCGGGGACATCGCCGCCGAGGCCGGCTACACCAAGGGCGCCCTCTACGCGCACTTCGGGTCCAAGAGCGGGCTGTTCCTCGCCCTGGCCCGCGAGCGGCTCGGCATCGCCATGGACGACCCGGCGCTCGACATGCCCGGGCTCACCGACGACGGTGTCGACACCGAGGCGCTCGCCGACTGGATCCGCGCCACCCAGGACGACCCGAACCTGCTGCTGTCCCTGGAGTTCCTCAGCTACGGCCTGCGCAACCCCGGGGAGGCCGGCGAGCTCGTCGAGCTCCACGTGCGGTCGTTCGAGACCGCCACCGCCCAGGCCGTCCGCATCCGGCAGGCACGCCGCCGCGCCGCCGGCGAGGACCCCGGCCCCGACGAGCCCACCCAGCAGGACCGCGACCTCACGCTCGCCATCATCAGCGTGCTCAACGTCGTCACCCTGGAGGGCAAGCTCACCGGCTCGCCGCACATGTCCCCGGAGGCCGGCGCGCGCATCATCGCCCGGCTGGTCGCCGACGGCTGA
- a CDS encoding DUF998 domain-containing protein yields MSLREVRTAPPDGVRGLPRRRRLAAGAAWAAIVQYFVLLVVVQAAWTEPYSPVRNAISDLGAVTCGPYSGREVCSPWHVAANVSWVVAGLSICAGLLLVRPVFGRAVRARVGTALLLGSGLGLATVGLHPEDASPLHVPSAVAAIGLGLPAIVLLGSTLTSVDTNRAVGWLGIALGATGLAGLALTVVTPHRLFGLFERIVAYPILIWTIVVGVTTLVHAIRGRAPAGAERGGAAAVAGVAGR; encoded by the coding sequence ATGAGCCTGCGTGAGGTGCGGACCGCACCGCCCGACGGAGTCCGTGGGCTGCCGCGCCGACGTCGTCTTGCGGCCGGCGCGGCGTGGGCGGCGATCGTCCAGTACTTCGTGCTGCTCGTCGTCGTCCAGGCGGCGTGGACCGAGCCGTACAGCCCGGTGCGTAACGCGATCAGCGACCTCGGCGCGGTCACCTGCGGCCCGTACTCGGGGCGCGAGGTCTGCTCGCCGTGGCACGTCGCCGCGAACGTCTCGTGGGTGGTGGCGGGGCTGTCGATCTGCGCGGGGCTGCTGCTGGTGCGGCCGGTGTTCGGGCGCGCCGTCCGAGCACGCGTCGGGACGGCCCTGCTCCTGGGGTCGGGCCTCGGGCTCGCGACCGTCGGGCTCCACCCGGAGGACGCCAGCCCGCTGCACGTCCCGTCGGCGGTGGCCGCGATCGGGCTGGGGCTGCCCGCGATCGTGCTGCTCGGGTCGACACTGACGTCGGTGGACACCAACCGCGCCGTGGGGTGGCTCGGGATCGCACTCGGCGCGACGGGCCTCGCCGGCCTCGCGCTCACCGTCGTCACACCGCACCGGCTGTTCGGGCTGTTCGAGCGGATCGTGGCCTACCCGATCCTCATCTGGACGATCGTCGTCGGGGTGACGACGCTCGTGCACGCGATCCGCGGGCGGGCGCCCGCCGGCGCCGAGCGCGGGGGAGCGGCGGCGGTGGCCGGGGTGGCCGGACGGTGA
- a CDS encoding TetR/AcrR family transcriptional regulator, whose amino-acid sequence MTSGESTRRTVLDPEERRAALLDAAERAYAERGLSRTTVSDVARAAGVTRGLVYHYFPTTEDLLDAVLERRVEAFAESVRAWDAHRTVGDVEGALRDVVALFRAQTASDDPVRADLHRPENAALYQRFVDRAVAAVVDTLQVTTVEAYSARHGLAIEHVRATFVVLVHGLVGLVRTEPDVPDAVLASLVRQTLRLDLVGRRPAP is encoded by the coding sequence ATGACCAGCGGCGAGAGCACCCGGCGCACCGTCCTCGACCCCGAGGAGCGGCGGGCCGCGCTGCTCGACGCCGCGGAGCGTGCGTACGCCGAGCGCGGGCTCAGCCGCACCACCGTCAGCGACGTCGCCCGGGCCGCCGGCGTGACGCGCGGGCTCGTGTACCACTACTTCCCGACCACCGAGGACCTGCTGGACGCCGTCCTCGAGCGCCGGGTCGAGGCGTTCGCGGAGTCCGTGCGGGCCTGGGACGCGCACCGCACCGTCGGGGACGTCGAGGGCGCGCTGCGCGACGTCGTGGCGCTGTTCCGCGCCCAGACCGCCTCGGACGACCCGGTGCGGGCCGACCTGCACCGCCCGGAGAACGCGGCGCTGTACCAGCGCTTCGTCGACCGGGCCGTCGCGGCGGTCGTCGACACGCTCCAGGTCACCACCGTCGAGGCGTACTCCGCCCGGCACGGGCTGGCCATCGAGCACGTCCGCGCGACGTTCGTCGTGCTGGTGCACGGGCTCGTCGGCCTGGTCCGCACCGAGCCGGACGTCCCCGACGCCGTCCTGGCCTCGCTCGTCCGGCAGACCCTGCGGCTCGACCTGGTCGGACGACGACCGGCGCCCTGA
- a CDS encoding VOC family protein, with amino-acid sequence MRVHRLIHVFDAPDLAAESGFWAALLDGTVEAEDDWHSVVVDGEWRMGFQLAPDHVPPVWPGGPQQQQIHLDVWVDDLAEAHERAMGLGARLLQAAPDPATTGEVFQVYADPAGHPFCLCRGPLPASEAAGS; translated from the coding sequence ATGCGCGTGCACCGGCTCATCCACGTGTTCGACGCCCCCGACCTCGCCGCCGAGAGCGGCTTCTGGGCGGCCCTGCTCGACGGCACCGTCGAGGCCGAGGACGACTGGCACAGCGTCGTCGTCGACGGCGAGTGGCGCATGGGCTTCCAGCTCGCCCCGGACCACGTGCCGCCGGTCTGGCCCGGCGGGCCGCAGCAGCAGCAGATCCACCTCGACGTCTGGGTCGACGACCTCGCCGAGGCGCACGAGCGCGCCATGGGGCTCGGGGCGCGGCTGCTCCAGGCGGCGCCCGACCCCGCCACGACCGGCGAGGTGTTCCAGGTCTACGCCGACCCCGCCGGGCACCCGTTCTGCCTGTGCCGCGGGCCGCTGCCCGCGTCGGAGGCGGCCGGCTCCTGA
- the tehA gene encoding dicarboxylate transporter/tellurite-resistance protein TehA, translating to MRTLQRVPASFFGMVLGLVGLGSAWRYGATIGLVPRWVGESVVLIGCAVWCVLAAVLVYRCVTAWDGVVREWRDPGLFSFLSLVPAGGILVSVGLHPYVPVVAAVLLWLGVAGQLVFAAVRCAPLWSGTQPLEATTPGFYLPLVAANFISAIGVATVGQAQLGYLFLGAGVVSWLTLEPLITHRLRTGPEVAPRARGVIGVQLAPAFVACYAYLVVDGGDVDPVALVLFGYGVLQLLLLLRLWRWLLAGGFTAGLWAFSFGLAAMANTGLRIAHAEVDTAVRVVAVVVAAVGTALLLALAAGTVVLLARGRLVPPATPAATLP from the coding sequence GTGCGCACGCTCCAGCGCGTCCCCGCGAGCTTCTTCGGCATGGTCCTCGGCCTGGTGGGCCTCGGCAGCGCGTGGCGATACGGCGCGACGATCGGGCTGGTGCCGCGCTGGGTGGGGGAGTCGGTCGTGCTGATCGGGTGCGCGGTGTGGTGCGTGCTCGCGGCGGTGCTGGTGTACCGGTGCGTGACGGCGTGGGACGGCGTCGTGCGGGAGTGGCGCGACCCGGGGCTGTTCTCGTTCCTGAGCCTGGTGCCGGCGGGCGGGATCCTCGTGTCGGTCGGGCTGCACCCGTACGTGCCGGTGGTCGCGGCGGTGCTGCTGTGGCTGGGCGTGGCGGGGCAGCTGGTGTTCGCGGCGGTGCGGTGCGCGCCGCTGTGGTCGGGGACGCAGCCGCTCGAGGCGACGACGCCGGGGTTCTACCTGCCGCTCGTGGCGGCGAACTTCATCAGCGCGATCGGTGTCGCGACCGTCGGGCAGGCGCAGCTCGGGTACCTGTTCCTGGGCGCGGGGGTGGTGTCGTGGCTGACGCTGGAGCCGCTGATCACGCACCGGCTGCGGACCGGGCCCGAGGTGGCGCCGCGGGCGCGCGGCGTGATCGGGGTGCAGCTCGCCCCGGCCTTCGTCGCCTGCTACGCGTACCTGGTGGTGGACGGCGGCGACGTCGACCCGGTGGCGCTGGTGCTGTTCGGGTACGGGGTGCTGCAGCTCCTGCTCCTGCTGCGGCTGTGGCGCTGGCTGCTCGCGGGCGGGTTCACGGCGGGGCTGTGGGCGTTCTCGTTCGGGCTCGCGGCCATGGCGAACACCGGCCTGCGGATCGCGCACGCCGAGGTGGACACCGCCGTGCGGGTCGTGGCCGTGGTGGTGGCGGCTGTGGGGACCGCGCTGCTGCTGGCGCTCGCGGCAGGGACCGTGGTGCTGCTGGCGCGGGGCCGGTTGGTGCCGCCGGCGACACCGGCGGCGACGCTGCCCTGA
- a CDS encoding helix-turn-helix domain-containing protein encodes MSVRPTRREVDEAVLDLTAGLIARHGPEATSAQRVADAAGMSKASVFSRFGSMANLRQEAVRQCIEAGRAASLAVAGLPAGADREEAAIVALLDAGLRRPGFLALSIASMTVRDPGELRDLAGLGDILLRMFDLEVPAGRNDPGRLLNAIGAVGVVAVLGLAHGEYTDAATARPVIVAAALGALRAG; translated from the coding sequence GTGAGCGTGCGACCCACGAGGCGCGAGGTGGACGAGGCGGTCCTCGACCTCACCGCAGGCCTGATCGCCCGGCACGGCCCGGAGGCGACGTCGGCCCAGCGGGTCGCGGACGCCGCGGGGATGTCGAAGGCGTCCGTCTTCAGCCGGTTCGGGAGCATGGCGAACCTCCGGCAGGAGGCCGTCCGGCAGTGCATCGAGGCCGGCCGGGCGGCGTCCCTCGCGGTCGCGGGCCTCCCGGCGGGCGCCGACCGGGAGGAGGCCGCGATCGTGGCGCTGCTCGACGCCGGCCTGCGTCGGCCCGGGTTCCTGGCGCTGTCGATCGCGTCGATGACGGTGCGCGATCCCGGCGAGCTGCGCGACCTGGCGGGGCTCGGCGACATCCTGCTGCGGATGTTCGACCTGGAGGTGCCGGCCGGCCGGAACGACCCCGGGCGCCTGCTGAACGCGATCGGTGCGGTCGGCGTGGTCGCCGTGCTCGGGCTAGCGCACGGCGAGTACACCGACGCCGCGACGGCGCGGCCGGTGATCGTCGCGGCGGCCCTGGGCGCGCTGCGAGCGGGGTGA
- a CDS encoding HNH endonuclease, with product MDTAAESALREQIITWVRERAEANGGFLHREQLLGYRTGGRRLPIIDYSRGIRNPADFGSTLSIVSTANGPYDDVESSDGLLHYAYRKGDPFGGDNAKLRNALVTGMSLILFRKEVANYYTPIAPVYVVDDYPEERTFLVALDEAFRFMGDLRELTVAQRAYAVRLARQRLHQPAFRTRVLLAYETRCAMCRLAHGSLLDAAHIVPDGEENGLPTTPNGLALCKIHHAAYDQDLLGITPDYVVQLDRELLDEVDGPMLRHGLQAMHGQRLTLPRRPVDAPSRDLLAWRWERFAAR from the coding sequence GTGGACACCGCCGCCGAGAGCGCCCTGCGCGAGCAGATCATCACCTGGGTGCGCGAGCGGGCCGAGGCGAACGGCGGGTTCCTCCACCGCGAGCAGCTGCTCGGCTACCGCACGGGCGGACGCCGGCTGCCGATCATCGACTACTCGCGCGGTATCCGGAACCCCGCGGACTTCGGCTCGACGCTGTCGATCGTCTCGACGGCGAACGGGCCGTACGACGACGTCGAGAGCAGCGACGGGCTGCTGCACTACGCGTACCGGAAGGGCGACCCCTTCGGCGGGGACAACGCCAAGCTGCGCAACGCGCTGGTCACGGGTATGTCGCTCATCCTGTTCCGCAAGGAGGTCGCGAACTACTACACGCCGATCGCCCCGGTGTACGTCGTCGACGACTATCCCGAGGAGCGGACGTTCCTCGTCGCGCTCGACGAGGCGTTCCGGTTCATGGGCGACCTGCGGGAGCTCACTGTCGCCCAGCGGGCGTACGCCGTGCGGCTCGCGAGGCAGCGCCTGCACCAGCCGGCGTTCCGGACCCGGGTGCTCCTGGCCTACGAGACGCGGTGCGCGATGTGCAGGCTCGCGCACGGATCGCTGCTGGACGCCGCGCACATCGTGCCGGACGGGGAGGAGAACGGGCTCCCGACGACGCCGAACGGGCTCGCGCTGTGCAAGATCCACCACGCTGCGTACGACCAGGACCTGCTCGGGATCACGCCCGACTACGTCGTCCAGCTCGACCGCGAGCTGCTGGACGAGGTCGACGGACCGATGCTCCGGCACGGTCTCCAGGCGATGCACGGCCAGCGCCTCACCCTGCCGCGACGGCCGGTGGACGCGCCGTCGCGCGACCTGCTGGCGTGGCGGTGGGAGCGCTTCGCGGCCCGCTGA
- a CDS encoding DUF5692 family protein, protein MFLFDQIPWYSALMWCVVLAALIGLNEVTRRWRAAGLAFFVALPVVLTIFVWPHTAGAGSSTGTWFHWVKVYSALAGCLGFMALRYHPKLAAKRWALAFPAAILAINIAEAVLRDFQVAGMSEGVVDGVYMVPGPWNVMNGVAGILNLVTICGWAGIMISRSPSRDMIWPDMLWFWIIPYDLWNFAYVYNCVGDHAFYAGAALLISCTIPAFVFKRGAWLQHRAHTLALWMMFTMAFPTFVSSSVFAVESSHDPAALFTVSAISLASNVALAVYQLHRIVTTRRNPLTGTELYPELPAYRKVVAEEQAAVERQEQRVLAAA, encoded by the coding sequence GTGTTCCTGTTCGACCAGATCCCCTGGTACTCGGCCCTGATGTGGTGCGTCGTGCTCGCCGCGCTCATCGGGCTCAACGAGGTCACCCGCCGCTGGCGCGCCGCCGGCCTGGCGTTCTTCGTGGCGCTGCCGGTGGTGCTGACGATCTTCGTCTGGCCCCACACCGCCGGGGCGGGCTCCTCCACCGGCACGTGGTTCCACTGGGTCAAGGTGTACTCGGCGCTCGCCGGGTGCCTCGGCTTCATGGCCCTGCGGTACCACCCGAAGCTGGCCGCGAAGCGCTGGGCGCTCGCGTTCCCGGCGGCGATCCTCGCCATCAACATCGCCGAGGCCGTGCTGCGCGACTTCCAGGTCGCCGGGATGTCCGAGGGCGTCGTCGACGGCGTCTACATGGTCCCCGGCCCGTGGAACGTCATGAACGGCGTCGCCGGCATCCTCAACCTCGTGACGATCTGCGGCTGGGCCGGGATCATGATCAGCCGCTCGCCGAGCCGCGACATGATCTGGCCGGACATGCTGTGGTTCTGGATCATCCCCTACGACCTGTGGAACTTCGCCTACGTCTACAACTGCGTCGGCGACCACGCGTTCTACGCGGGTGCGGCCCTGCTGATCTCCTGCACCATCCCGGCGTTCGTGTTCAAGCGCGGGGCGTGGCTGCAGCACCGGGCGCACACCCTGGCGCTGTGGATGATGTTCACGATGGCGTTCCCGACGTTCGTGTCGTCGTCGGTGTTCGCGGTGGAGTCCTCGCACGACCCGGCCGCGCTGTTCACCGTCAGCGCGATCTCGCTCGCGTCGAACGTGGCGCTCGCCGTCTACCAGCTGCACCGGATCGTGACCACGCGCCGCAACCCGCTGACCGGCACCGAGCTCTACCCGGAGCTGCCGGCGTACCGGAAGGTCGTCGCCGAGGAGCAGGCCGCCGTCGAGCGGCAGGAGCAGCGCGTCCTCGCCGCAGCCTGA
- a CDS encoding WYL domain-containing protein, which yields MADPTLRALRLLELLQSATLCSVADLADRLGVDERTVRRDVRRLTSAGVCVESVRGRYGGYRLAPGSQVLPIVFSGEEAAAVFLALAGADPVAEEAGTAVRTARSKVRRAMRPADAGRGDAVLRAVARGTPHGRTDPEPAVMLTLAEAVESRRAVEVRYRDRHGDPSRRTIHPHELVTRSGRWYVVATDPAAGEERTFRADRVVTARALLETFAAPERDDAAAWLVEHFAAADYRWTVVLHVHATEDHVRAHLPPTVARLEPLVPTAPEGGAPWHRVEIHADRLDWIPAVIASLGCEVRIESPDELRDLVRAAATRMMGAAQGHRA from the coding sequence GTGGCCGACCCGACCCTGCGCGCGCTGAGGCTCTTGGAGCTCCTGCAGTCCGCCACGCTCTGCTCGGTGGCCGACCTGGCGGACCGGCTCGGCGTCGACGAGCGGACGGTCCGCCGCGACGTGCGGCGGCTCACGAGCGCCGGTGTCTGCGTGGAGTCCGTCCGCGGCCGGTACGGCGGCTACCGCCTCGCGCCGGGGTCCCAGGTGCTGCCGATCGTGTTCAGCGGCGAGGAGGCGGCCGCGGTCTTCCTCGCGCTCGCGGGCGCGGACCCCGTCGCCGAGGAGGCCGGCACCGCGGTCCGTACCGCGCGGAGCAAGGTCCGGCGGGCGATGCGCCCCGCCGACGCCGGGCGCGGCGACGCGGTGCTCCGGGCGGTCGCGCGCGGCACGCCGCACGGCCGCACCGATCCAGAGCCCGCGGTGATGCTGACGCTCGCCGAGGCCGTCGAGTCGCGGCGGGCCGTCGAGGTGCGGTACCGCGACCGCCACGGTGACCCGTCACGGCGCACGATCCACCCGCACGAGCTGGTGACGCGGTCGGGACGCTGGTACGTCGTGGCGACCGACCCGGCGGCGGGGGAGGAGCGGACGTTCCGCGCCGACCGGGTCGTCACCGCCCGCGCCCTCCTGGAGACCTTCGCCGCCCCCGAGCGGGACGACGCCGCGGCGTGGCTGGTCGAGCACTTCGCCGCGGCCGACTACCGCTGGACCGTCGTGCTGCACGTCCACGCCACCGAGGACCACGTCCGCGCGCACCTGCCGCCGACCGTGGCGCGGCTGGAGCCGCTCGTGCCGACGGCGCCCGAGGGGGGCGCACCGTGGCACCGGGTGGAGATCCACGCCGACCGACTCGACTGGATCCCCGCGGTGATCGCGTCGCTCGGCTGCGAGGTCCGGATCGAGAGCCCGGACGAGCTGCGGGACCTCGTCCGCGCGGCCGCGACCCGCATGATGGGTGCGGCGCAGGGGCATCGAGCGTGA
- a CDS encoding VOC family protein, whose protein sequence is MHLAATRIFTHDVDALVAFYEKTTGVAATRLHPLFAELRTPGGTLAVASTATVPLLGDGAAEARANRSVALDFRVDDVDATYEALRGEVDTIVQRPTDMPWGNRSLLVRDPDGNLVNFFAPVEAAGSARPADGPRA, encoded by the coding sequence ATGCACCTGGCAGCCACCCGCATCTTCACCCACGACGTCGACGCGCTCGTCGCCTTCTACGAGAAGACGACCGGCGTAGCCGCGACCCGGCTGCACCCCCTGTTCGCCGAGCTCCGCACCCCCGGCGGCACACTGGCCGTCGCCAGCACCGCGACGGTCCCCCTGCTCGGCGACGGAGCGGCCGAGGCGCGAGCCAACCGCAGCGTCGCCCTGGACTTCCGGGTCGACGACGTGGATGCCACCTACGAGGCGCTGCGCGGCGAGGTCGACACGATCGTGCAGCGACCCACCGACATGCCGTGGGGCAACCGGTCGCTCCTGGTGCGGGACCCCGACGGGAACCTGGTCAACTTCTTCGCTCCCGTCGAGGCCGCAGGCAGCGCCCGGCCCGCGGACGGCCCGCGGGCGTAG
- a CDS encoding DUF6328 family protein, which produces MTEQTHGRPGSHRRPDDADPRDEAPRRDDRAHDHAEHDRAAHDHAEPDGRDETPDERMDRNWNELLQELRVAQTGVQILTGFLLTVPFQQRFADLDAYQKGVYLVLVVLAVAATGFIVAPVSLHRVLFRRHLKRELVESADRLAQAGLALLALVLAGSALLLFDVVVDRAAGAWAGGAVLVGLAVVWLLVPVHLARGTPRE; this is translated from the coding sequence GTGACCGAGCAGACGCACGGGCGGCCGGGCTCGCACCGCCGCCCCGACGACGCGGACCCGCGCGACGAGGCACCCCGCCGGGACGACCGCGCGCACGACCACGCGGAGCACGACCGCGCAGCGCACGACCACGCGGAGCCGGACGGCCGGGACGAGACCCCGGACGAGCGCATGGACCGGAACTGGAACGAGCTGCTGCAGGAGCTGCGCGTGGCCCAGACGGGCGTGCAGATCCTCACGGGGTTCCTGCTGACGGTGCCGTTCCAGCAGCGGTTCGCCGACCTGGACGCCTACCAGAAGGGCGTGTACCTGGTGCTGGTGGTGCTGGCGGTGGCGGCGACGGGCTTCATCGTGGCTCCGGTGTCGCTGCACCGGGTGCTGTTCCGCCGGCACCTGAAGCGGGAGCTGGTCGAGTCGGCGGACCGGCTGGCGCAGGCCGGGCTGGCGCTGCTGGCCCTGGTGCTGGCGGGTTCGGCGCTGCTGCTGTTCGACGTGGTGGTGGACCGGGCCGCGGGCGCGTGGGCGGGCGGTGCCGTGCTGGTGGGCCTGGCGGTCGTGTGGCTGCTGGTCCCGGTCCACCTGGCCCGGGGGACGCCGCGCGAGTAG